Genomic DNA from Clostridia bacterium:
TACTACTCTCGCTCCTTACCATCCTAATTTTGATACCCCAGTGGCCGAAGTCAAGGAAGCCATAAGATTGGGGGCAGATGCTATTTCTGTGGGGGTTATTGTCGGGGGGCCGGAGCAAGCAGAGCAACTCTCGCACTTAGCCCGGATCAGTCGGGAAGCCGAAGCCTTAGGTTTACCGGTAGTTACCCATATTTATCCTCGGGGCTCTCAGGTTAAGAATCCTAAGGACGCGGATGCGGTGGCCTATGCAGCCCGAGCGGGAGCGGAGCTAGGTGCTGACATCATCAAAACCAGCTGGACCGGCTCCATCGATTCCTTTGCTAAGGTAGTGGCTGCTTGCCCGGCTAGGGTGGTAATCGCTGGAGGTTCGCCGGGCAACGACCTTCAGTCTTATCTGCGTATGACTTGGGAAGGGATACAGGCGGGTATGGCGGGGGTCACTTATGGCCGTTTCGTTTGGAGCGACCCGGATCCGGCGGCGGTCATCTCTGCCCTTAAGGCCATTGTCCATGGCAATGCCACCGTCGAGGAAGCCATGGAAATTTACCGGCAGGTGCGGTGCCAGCATGGCTCCAAGAACAGGAAAGATGAAGCGCCGGCCGCAACGGGCGAGATCTAGGGGTACAAGAATGTGCCGAAAGGATAGCCAGGAGGCGATCTGTTGATGCGCGCGCTGGTATTTCGAGGCCCAAACCAGCTGGAAATAAACGAAGTCCCGGTTCCGAAAGTGGGGCCGGGGGAAATACTGCTTAAAGTGGCCGCCTGCCTAATCTGTGGTACCGACATCCGCATCTACCGGGGAAAGAAGACCAAAGGGGTGCGGGTGCCTTCCATCTTAGGCCATGAATTCTCCGGGACCATCGCTCAGGTAGGAGCAGGGGTAGAGAAGTTCAAAGTTGGGGACCGGGTAAGCGTAGCCCCGGTCATCCCTTGCCATACTTGCTACTACTGCCAGCATGGTCGGGAAAACGTTTGTGCCAACCGAACCGCCATGGGATACGAGTATGACGGTGCATTTGCCGAGTACGTTCGCATCCCCAGGGCGGCAGTAGAGGGTGGAAATGTGTTTTTAGTTCCGGATAGCGTATCCTTAGAGGCGGCAGCTTTAGCGGAGCCGTTGGCCTGTTGCCTGAACGGGCAGAGGCAGTCCCAGGTGAAGCTCGGCGATGTAGTAGTAATCCTGGGGGCGGGTCCGATTGGGCTCATGCACCTGGAGCTGGCCCGCGCAGCTGGGGCCAGCCAGGTGATTGTCAGTGAACCCCATCCCCAGCGACGGGCCATGGCCTTGCAGTTGGGAGCTAGCCAGGTAGTGGATCCAGGAGCCGAAGATGTGGGGGAGGCGGTGAGGGTGGCTACCGGTGGTCTGGGCGCTGATGCGGTTATCCTGGCCATTGGAATTCCTGCCCTGGCCCAGCAGGCCCTGACGCTGGTTAAGAAGGGCGGGACGGTAAACTTCTTTGCCGGTTTCTCAGTTGGCGAGGCCGCCCCTTTGGACGTCAACCGCATTCACTATCAAGAAATTACCGTTACTGGCACCAGCGCTGCCCGGCGGGAGGATTACGGGTTGGCGCTAAGCCTAATCGCCCAGGGTGTGGTTAACGCTGAAAGCATTATTACTCACCGTTTTGGCCTCAGCCAAGCCCTGGAAGGGTTTGCCGCGGCCGAGCAAGGCCTGGGGATCAAGGTGGCGATTTTGCCGTGACCGATCCCTTACTTATAGGCCTGGATGCGGGAACTAGTAGCGTTAAAGCTTATGCCTTTGACATTGCCGGGCAGCCCCGTCGGCAAGCATCGGTAAAGGTAGAGCTATCGAGCCCCCGCCCGGGGTGGGTGGATATGCCCCTGGATCGCTACTGGGAAGCAGTGCGGCAGGCGCTTCGCCAGGTAAGTCAAGGACTTTCAGGGATAGCTGGGATAGGGCTTAGCGTCACCAGCCCTACTACGGTGTTTTTCGATAGGCAGGCTCAGCCGGTCCGGGCCGGGATTCCTTACCTGGATAGCCGCAGCGCTAGCTATGTCGATGATTTGAGCGCCGAGGTGGGTGGTAGAGACGCCTATCAGGCCAAGGTGGGCAACCAGCCCATACCTTCCACCTGTGCTCTGGCCCTGGCGGCATGGGCCAGGAGGGAAGAACCTGGGAGCTGGGAACGGGCGGTCACGATTGGTTTTTTAAACAGTTTTCTTGCCGCTTGCCTCACCGGAGAATTGGCGGTAGACCCGACTACTGCCTCCTACTCAGGGGCGGTCAATTTGGCCCACCCTTACCGATGGTCGGAGGAACTATGCCAGCTCATGGGCTTAGCCCCGGGCAAGCTGCTTCCCATCCTGCCGCCCTATGCCAAGATAGGAGAGGTCAGTGCGGAAGCTGCGGCCGAAACCGGACTTCCGGCCGGAACACCGGTGGCCGTTGGCTGTGCTGATACTGCCGCTGCCGCCTTTGCTCTGGGACTCTACCAGCGCGGCGACGCCTTTGAGAGTGCTGGCACCTCAGGGGTATTGACCTTTTGTTTGGACCAGCCTGACTTTGATGCCGCCTTCCTTAATCGGGCTCACGTGGTGCCGGACCGGTGGCTGGCCCACGGGGGTATGTCAGCCTCGGGGGCAGCCATAGAGTGGCTCCGCAGCCGGGTTTTCAAGGACCTTGCTACTGCTGATGAGCTTGAGCAAGAAGCCAGGCGATCAGTGCCTGGTGCCCATGGGGTAGTCTTTCTTCCCTATTTGGCCGGGGAAAGAAGCCCCATCTTTGATCCGGCTGCCCGGGGACTATGGATAGGGATGCGGCTGGATACCAACCGAGCTGACTTGATTCGCGCGGTCTACGAGGGC
This window encodes:
- a CDS encoding fructose-bisphosphate aldolase, translated to TTLAPYHPNFDTPVAEVKEAIRLGADAISVGVIVGGPEQAEQLSHLARISREAEALGLPVVTHIYPRGSQVKNPKDADAVAYAARAGAELGADIIKTSWTGSIDSFAKVVAACPARVVIAGGSPGNDLQSYLRMTWEGIQAGMAGVTYGRFVWSDPDPAAVISALKAIVHGNATVEEAMEIYRQVRCQHGSKNRKDEAPAATGEI
- a CDS encoding alcohol dehydrogenase catalytic domain-containing protein gives rise to the protein MRALVFRGPNQLEINEVPVPKVGPGEILLKVAACLICGTDIRIYRGKKTKGVRVPSILGHEFSGTIAQVGAGVEKFKVGDRVSVAPVIPCHTCYYCQHGRENVCANRTAMGYEYDGAFAEYVRIPRAAVEGGNVFLVPDSVSLEAAALAEPLACCLNGQRQSQVKLGDVVVILGAGPIGLMHLELARAAGASQVIVSEPHPQRRAMALQLGASQVVDPGAEDVGEAVRVATGGLGADAVILAIGIPALAQQALTLVKKGGTVNFFAGFSVGEAAPLDVNRIHYQEITVTGTSAARREDYGLALSLIAQGVVNAESIITHRFGLSQALEGFAAAEQGLGIKVAILP
- a CDS encoding xylulose kinase; protein product: MTDPLLIGLDAGTSSVKAYAFDIAGQPRRQASVKVELSSPRPGWVDMPLDRYWEAVRQALRQVSQGLSGIAGIGLSVTSPTTVFFDRQAQPVRAGIPYLDSRSASYVDDLSAEVGGRDAYQAKVGNQPIPSTCALALAAWARREEPGSWERAVTIGFLNSFLAACLTGELAVDPTTASYSGAVNLAHPYRWSEELCQLMGLAPGKLLPILPPYAKIGEVSAEAAAETGLPAGTPVAVGCADTAAAAFALGLYQRGDAFESAGTSGVLTFCLDQPDFDAAFLNRAHVVPDRWLAHGGMSASGAAIEWLRSRVFKDLATADELEQEARRSVPGAHGVVFLPYLAGERSPIFDPAARGLWIGMRLDTNRADLIRAVYEGVAYGLRQLLERATEHWGFKVSALPCVGGAAMSPLGLQIRADVLGVPYRPATFKHAAAWGAALLGGIAGGIFSGPLDPKLPCLADFGPVVKPDPANRSIYDQLFSVYNRLYPCVKAAMHALP